One genomic window of Anaerofustis stercorihominis DSM 17244 includes the following:
- the jag gene encoding RNA-binding cell elongation regulator Jag/EloR, whose product MGKGKTIEEAVSDALNKIGASSEDVTTKVLEVPTSGFMGIGAKGAKVEVTLIDKSDEIAKDFLKDVLKTMGINALISVDFDEEDNNMFIKLDLDNMGILIGKHGQTLDSLQYLTSLVVNKNSEEYIRVILDINNYREKRKTTLENLADKLADKAIRRRTNVELEPMNPYERRIIHSYLQGREGITTYSVDEGINRHLIIEYKG is encoded by the coding sequence ATAGGAAAAGGTAAAACTATAGAAGAAGCTGTAAGCGATGCTCTAAACAAAATAGGGGCTTCCAGCGAAGATGTTACTACTAAAGTGCTTGAAGTACCTACTTCGGGATTTATGGGTATAGGTGCAAAAGGTGCAAAAGTAGAAGTGACTTTGATTGATAAATCTGATGAGATTGCTAAGGATTTCTTAAAAGATGTATTAAAGACTATGGGGATTAACGCATTGATTTCTGTTGATTTTGATGAAGAAGATAACAATATGTTTATTAAATTAGATCTTGATAATATGGGTATCTTGATCGGTAAACATGGTCAGACTTTGGATTCACTTCAGTATTTGACAAGCCTTGTCGTAAATAAAAATTCTGAAGAATACATAAGAGTTATTCTAGATATAAATAACTACAGAGAAAAGAGAAAGACAACTTTGGAAAATCTTGCAGATAAACTTGCAGATAAAGCTATCAGAAGAAGAACTAATGTGGAACTTGAGCCTATGAACCCTTATGAAAGAAGGATCATTCATTCTTATCTACAGGGAAGAGAAGGTATAACCACTTATTCTGTGGACGAAGGTATAAATAGACATTTGATAATAGAATACAAAGGTTAA
- a CDS encoding YidC/Oxa1 family membrane protein insertase — translation MSYLYMLFGKVLLFIYNFVGSYGLAIILFALFAKLILLPISYKQIKSTQIMKVINPEVQKVQEKFKNDKAKQGEEMWKVYEKYNYNPMSGCLPLFLQFPIIIGLFGVIRQPEAYVFIDGMKHVSMSFLWIKDISVSALDIARANGFALPTFLAMIIPLINVIATYIQQKQATANQATEMGGTMQMMNNMMTLMIGWMSLTFPGALSIYWASTTILGILQTEIMYKFMPITAESLHVKPVSNYTEVPSGKKKKKT, via the coding sequence ATGTCGTATTTATATATGCTGTTTGGTAAAGTATTGCTTTTTATCTATAATTTCGTTGGAAGTTATGGATTAGCTATCATTCTTTTCGCTTTATTTGCGAAATTGATACTTTTGCCAATATCATACAAACAAATCAAATCAACACAGATTATGAAAGTAATCAATCCTGAAGTTCAGAAAGTTCAGGAGAAATTTAAGAATGATAAAGCGAAGCAAGGGGAGGAAATGTGGAAAGTATATGAAAAATACAACTACAATCCTATGAGCGGATGTCTTCCGTTATTCCTGCAGTTTCCGATTATCATCGGTTTATTTGGGGTAATCAGACAACCTGAAGCTTACGTTTTTATAGATGGTATGAAACATGTTTCAATGTCTTTTTTATGGATCAAAGATATAAGTGTTTCTGCACTTGATATAGCTAGAGCAAACGGATTTGCACTTCCTACATTTCTTGCTATGATTATTCCGCTTATTAACGTTATTGCTACATATATACAGCAAAAGCAAGCAACTGCAAATCAAGCTACCGAAATGGGTGGCACTATGCAGATGATGAATAATATGATGACATTAATGATCGGTTGGATGTCGCTTACATTTCCCGGAGCGTTATCGATTTACTGGGCATCTACTACTATTCTTGGGATATTGCAAACGGAGATTATGTATAAATTTATGCCGATAACTGCCGAATCACTGCATGTTAAACCAGTAAGTAATTATACGGAGGTACCAAGTGGAAAAAAGAAAAAAAAGACGTAA
- the yidD gene encoding membrane protein insertion efficiency factor YidD, with translation MAKIMTGIVRFYQKNISGLKRPCCKYIPTCSNYALEAYEKHGFIKGTILSIYRILRCNPFSKGGYDPVPEKFL, from the coding sequence ATGGCAAAGATAATGACGGGAATAGTTAGGTTCTATCAAAAAAATATTTCGGGACTTAAAAGGCCTTGTTGTAAGTATATTCCAACTTGCTCGAATTATGCACTGGAAGCATATGAAAAACATGGTTTTATAAAAGGTACTATTCTTAGTATATATCGAATTCTTAGGTGTAACCCTTTTTCAAAGGGGGGCTATGACCCTGTCCCTGAGAAATTTCTATAG
- the rnpA gene encoding ribonuclease P protein component — MQRLKKSIDFKKVYNNKKSIANRHLVFYTLKTENESRIGFSISKKVGNAVIRNKIKRRLREISRLNAYQIKDGYDIICIVRVYAKDIDYNTLNNSFLHLVKKAGLFLGDDYKNGKDNDGNS, encoded by the coding sequence ATGCAAAGATTAAAAAAAAGTATTGATTTTAAAAAAGTTTATAATAATAAAAAATCCATTGCAAACAGGCATTTGGTGTTTTATACTTTAAAAACCGAGAATGAAAGCAGGATCGGTTTTTCAATCAGCAAAAAAGTAGGCAATGCAGTAATAAGGAATAAAATAAAAAGGCGTCTTAGAGAAATTTCTAGGTTAAATGCATACCAAATAAAGGACGGCTATGATATAATATGCATTGTCAGAGTTTATGCTAAGGATATTGACTATAATACATTAAATAATTCTTTTTTACATTTGGTAAAAAAAGCCGGATTGTTTTTGGGAGATGATTATAAAAATGGCAAAGATAATGACGGGAATAGTTAG
- the rpmH gene encoding 50S ribosomal protein L34 — MKRTFQPNNHKRKKNHGFRSRMSTPGGKNVIRNRRKKGRKQLSA, encoded by the coding sequence ATGAAAAGAACGTTTCAGCCAAATAATCATAAAAGAAAGAAAAATCATGGTTTCAGAAGCAGAATGTCTACTCCAGGCGGAAAAAATGTAATCAGAAACAGAAGAAAAAAAGGTAGAAAACAATTATCTGCTTAG
- the rpmE gene encoding 50S ribosomal protein L31, producing the protein MKEGIHPKYGKCKVTCACGNTFETGSVKDEIRVEICSKCHPFYTGKQKLVDTGGRVDRFKKRYNMD; encoded by the coding sequence ATGAAAGAAGGAATCCATCCAAAATATGGTAAATGCAAAGTAACTTGCGCTTGTGGAAATACTTTTGAAACAGGTTCTGTAAAAGACGAAATCCGTGTTGAAATTTGTTCAAAATGTCATCCATTCTATACTGGTAAACAAAAACTTGTTGATACAGGCGGTAGAGTTGATAGATTTAAGAAAAGATATAATATGGACTAA
- a CDS encoding OsmC family protein, which yields MAVLKYSIKAENEGYAKTRVKARNFEFIIDEPQNAGGEDAGPTPVEYLIGALAGCLGVVCNKVAKEMDIKINSLNIDIEGELDTDRFEGKNTDKRSGYREIRVNIIADIDADSAKKYQWIKAVKERCPVSDNISNQTPVKIKLS from the coding sequence ATGGCGGTTTTAAAATATAGCATAAAAGCAGAAAATGAAGGATATGCAAAGACAAGAGTCAAAGCAAGGAACTTTGAATTTATTATTGACGAACCTCAAAATGCAGGAGGTGAGGACGCCGGTCCCACACCTGTGGAATATTTGATCGGTGCTTTGGCGGGATGTCTTGGAGTTGTTTGTAATAAGGTTGCAAAAGAAATGGATATTAAAATAAATTCTCTTAATATCGATATAGAAGGTGAGCTCGATACCGATAGGTTCGAAGGTAAAAATACCGACAAGAGGAGTGGGTATAGAGAGATAAGAGTAAATATAATAGCAGACATCGATGCAGACAGTGCTAAAAAATATCAATGGATAAAAGCTGTCAAAGAAAGGTGTCCGGTGAGTGATAATATCTCTAATCAAACTCCGGTTAAAATCAAGCTTTCATAG
- a CDS encoding cupin domain-containing protein: MGFHKENDFNWEGIEKVDYKTASTDGPISFNKTDRHTLVGDGQNTSFHTRYFECDGGGYSSLEKHAHVHVVIAARGKGVVIVDDEVYEVKPHDLIVIPPWAKHQLVNASETEPFGFFCIVDADRDRFQTLTREEVAEMQKNEKVAKAIRVHEKYWG; the protein is encoded by the coding sequence ATGGGCTTTCATAAAGAAAATGATTTTAATTGGGAAGGTATAGAAAAAGTAGACTATAAGACCGCTTCTACAGATGGACCTATAAGCTTTAATAAAACCGACAGGCATACATTGGTAGGTGACGGACAGAATACTTCTTTTCATACAAGATATTTCGAATGTGACGGAGGAGGGTATTCTTCTCTTGAAAAACATGCTCATGTCCATGTTGTGATTGCGGCAAGAGGAAAAGGTGTGGTTATAGTAGATGATGAAGTATACGAAGTAAAGCCTCACGATTTGATTGTCATTCCTCCTTGGGCAAAACATCAGCTTGTAAATGCTTCCGAAACAGAGCCTTTTGGTTTTTTCTGTATAGTTGATGCCGATAGAGACAGGTTCCAAACTCTTACAAGAGAAGAAGTGGCGGAAATGCAGAAAAACGAAAAGGTTGCAAAAGCAATCAGAGTTCATGAAAAATACTGGGGTTAA
- a CDS encoding GNAT family N-acetyltransferase has product MKYIVDDKKLDAELFVSFANKVWQGDYDIKETQKALEKTINITAYNDNKLVGCIRILSDGYYFGTITELLVLPEFQHKGIGSRLLNLAKENAPTMLYFGAQPGVEEFYEKNGCEKGMQSYIIKK; this is encoded by the coding sequence ATGAAATATATAGTTGATGATAAAAAATTAGATGCAGAACTATTTGTTTCTTTTGCCAATAAAGTTTGGCAAGGAGATTATGATATAAAAGAAACACAAAAGGCATTAGAGAAAACAATTAATATCACTGCATATAACGATAATAAACTCGTTGGATGTATCAGGATATTATCTGACGGTTATTACTTTGGTACGATAACGGAATTACTGGTACTACCGGAGTTTCAACATAAAGGTATTGGCAGTAGATTATTGAACCTTGCAAAAGAAAATGCTCCTACAATGCTATATTTCGGTGCTCAGCCAGGTGTAGAGGAGTTTTATGAAAAGAACGGCTGTGAAAAGGGGATGCAGTCTTATATTATTAAAAAATAG
- the lepA gene encoding translation elongation factor 4 has protein sequence MKTKQERTRNFCIIAHIDHGKSTLADRLIEKTGLISKREMTSQVLDKMDLEQERGITIKLQAVRLVYHAKDGEEYYLNLIDTPGHVDFTYEVSRSLAACEGAILIVDATQGIQAQTMANVYLALENDLEIIPVINKIDLPSADPEMARREIEDYIGLPADEAPLISAKEGLNIDDVLEAIVRDVPPPEKKNKEPLRGLIFDSYYDQYKGVVISTRIVDGEIKKGTKIKFYATGKTFEVEEVGIFTSTLTPTNKLESGDVGYICASIKNVADTRVGDTIMDEENPAKEPLPGYKSITPMVYCGIYPADGSKYEDLKEALGKLKLNDASLLYEPETSVALGFGFRCGFLGLLHLEVTQQRIDREYNLDIVTTTPSVIYHVTKTDGSELKVDNPTNLPPVPEISFMEEPFVDANIMLPSEYVGAVMEICQGKRGIYKTMDYIDENRVNLKYEMPLNEIIYDFFDTLKSRTKGYASLDYELLDYRKADLVKLDILLNGEIVDALSFIVHREKAQTRGRQIVKKLKEEIPRQMFEIPIQAAIGGKVIARETVRALRKDVLSKCYGGDITRKKKLLEKQKEGKKKMRQVGKVEVPQEAFTAVLKLDE, from the coding sequence ATGAAAACAAAACAAGAAAGAACAAGAAATTTTTGTATAATAGCTCATATAGATCACGGTAAATCAACTTTAGCCGACAGATTAATAGAAAAGACAGGACTTATTTCCAAAAGAGAAATGACAAGTCAAGTCTTGGATAAAATGGACCTTGAACAGGAAAGAGGTATTACTATAAAGCTTCAGGCAGTAAGGCTCGTTTATCATGCAAAAGACGGAGAAGAGTATTATTTGAATTTAATCGACACTCCGGGGCATGTGGACTTTACTTATGAAGTATCCCGCTCCCTTGCAGCATGCGAAGGAGCCATATTGATAGTGGACGCAACTCAGGGAATTCAGGCACAGACAATGGCAAATGTATATTTAGCACTTGAAAATGATTTGGAAATAATCCCGGTAATAAATAAAATCGACCTACCGAGTGCAGATCCGGAAATGGCAAGAAGAGAAATTGAAGATTATATAGGTCTTCCTGCAGATGAAGCTCCTCTTATTTCGGCTAAAGAAGGCTTAAATATAGATGATGTTCTGGAAGCAATAGTAAGAGATGTTCCTCCCCCTGAGAAAAAAAACAAAGAACCTTTAAGAGGACTTATATTCGATTCTTATTACGACCAATACAAAGGAGTCGTTATAAGCACCAGGATAGTAGACGGAGAAATAAAAAAGGGGACAAAAATAAAATTCTATGCAACGGGAAAAACTTTCGAAGTTGAAGAAGTGGGTATCTTTACAAGTACATTAACACCTACAAATAAACTCGAAAGCGGAGATGTCGGTTATATATGTGCGAGCATAAAAAATGTAGCTGACACAAGAGTCGGGGATACCATAATGGATGAAGAAAATCCTGCAAAAGAACCTCTGCCGGGTTATAAAAGTATCACCCCTATGGTATACTGCGGGATCTATCCCGCGGACGGAAGCAAATACGAAGATTTAAAAGAAGCACTGGGAAAACTTAAATTGAACGACGCTTCATTATTATATGAACCGGAAACATCGGTCGCATTGGGATTTGGTTTCAGATGCGGATTTTTAGGACTGCTCCATTTGGAAGTAACACAGCAAAGAATTGACAGAGAATACAATTTGGATATAGTAACGACTACTCCAAGTGTTATTTACCATGTAACGAAAACAGACGGAAGCGAATTAAAAGTAGACAACCCTACCAACCTTCCTCCTGTTCCCGAAATCAGTTTCATGGAAGAACCTTTTGTTGACGCAAACATAATGCTTCCAAGCGAATATGTGGGAGCGGTCATGGAAATATGCCAAGGTAAAAGAGGCATATATAAAACCATGGATTATATAGATGAAAACAGAGTAAACTTAAAATACGAAATGCCTTTAAATGAAATAATATATGACTTCTTCGATACTCTAAAATCAAGAACGAAAGGTTATGCTTCATTGGACTATGAACTTTTGGATTACAGAAAAGCAGACCTTGTAAAGCTGGATATATTACTAAACGGAGAAATAGTCGATGCATTGTCCTTTATCGTTCACAGAGAAAAAGCACAGACAAGAGGAAGACAAATAGTCAAAAAATTAAAAGAAGAAATCCCAAGACAGATGTTTGAAATACCTATTCAAGCTGCAATAGGCGGAAAAGTCATTGCGAGAGAAACCGTAAGAGCTCTCAGAAAAGACGTCCTTTCCAAGTGCTATGGCGGGGATATAACAAGAAAGAAAAAACTTCTTGAAAAACAAAAAGAAGGGAAAAAGAAAATGCGTCAGGTGGGTAAAGTCGAGGTACCTCAGGAAGCATTTACAGCAGTACTTAAGTTAGATGAATAA
- the hemW gene encoding radical SAM family heme chaperone HemW → MNNISIYVHTPFCKHKCYYCDFASFANNEDLINEYYKSLKKEIILRKDEINSREISTVYFGGGTPSYVDSKYIVDIMDILKSEFNINKDAEITIEANPESITDEKLENYKIAGFNRISMGLQSANNDTLKKIGRIHTYEKFLSSYELCKSAGFDNINVDLMFSLPNETLNDFIDSLEEVIMISPSHISTYSLILEEGTKLYDNYRKNNIIIDDTLDRKMYHYCINKLKEYDYEQYEISNFAKKGYESRHNMSCWDFEDYIGFGSNASGFNNNIRKTNKSNIKDYINDLNNDTLPIMEKTQLNIKDLIGEYIMLGLRKIKGIDIDKINKKFNIDFTDTYKDKIENLKNHNLVTIEDNHFRLTYKGLDFANTVMVEFI, encoded by the coding sequence ATGAATAACATATCTATATACGTTCATACACCTTTTTGCAAACACAAATGTTATTATTGTGATTTTGCGTCGTTTGCAAATAACGAAGATTTAATAAATGAATATTACAAATCATTAAAAAAAGAAATAATCCTAAGAAAAGATGAAATAAACAGTAGAGAAATCTCTACTGTTTATTTTGGCGGAGGAACACCCAGCTATGTAGACAGCAAATACATAGTTGATATAATGGATATATTAAAAAGTGAATTCAACATAAATAAAGACGCGGAGATTACTATCGAGGCAAATCCGGAAAGCATAACGGATGAAAAACTGGAAAACTATAAAATAGCAGGCTTTAACAGAATAAGCATGGGACTTCAATCCGCAAATAATGATACATTAAAGAAAATAGGAAGGATACACACATACGAAAAATTCCTATCATCTTACGAACTTTGTAAAAGCGCCGGATTTGATAATATAAATGTGGATTTGATGTTTTCACTTCCAAATGAAACTTTAAACGATTTTATTGACAGTTTGGAAGAAGTAATTATGATAAGTCCTTCTCACATATCTACATATTCATTAATACTGGAAGAAGGAACAAAGCTATATGATAATTATAGAAAAAATAATATAATCATAGATGACACACTGGACAGGAAGATGTATCACTACTGTATAAACAAATTAAAAGAATACGATTATGAGCAATATGAGATATCAAACTTTGCAAAAAAAGGCTATGAAAGCAGACACAATATGAGTTGCTGGGACTTTGAAGATTATATCGGATTTGGAAGCAATGCTTCGGGATTTAATAATAATATCAGAAAGACAAATAAATCCAATATCAAAGATTATATAAATGACTTAAATAATGATACTCTTCCAATAATGGAAAAAACTCAGCTAAATATAAAAGACCTTATAGGAGAGTATATTATGCTTGGGCTAAGAAAAATAAAAGGGATTGATATTGATAAAATAAATAAAAAATTTAATATAGACTTCACTGATACTTATAAAGATAAAATTGAAAATCTTAAAAATCATAATTTAGTTACTATAGAAGATAATCATTTTCGCCTTACTTACAAGGGATTGGATTTTGCAAATACTGTTATGGTTGAGTTTATTTAA
- the orr gene encoding ornithine racemase Orr, translated as MFPKIKIDLHGIRENTTRVCDKCKSIGIDVTAITKVFLADENIAECLVTGGTTALGDSRIENLKNLGCFNMEKWLVRIPMESEIEDVIKYSDVSLNSEIKTIRLLNKEAYKQDTTHKVILMADLGDLREGYFSTDDLLSDVDKVLQMKNIELYGIGTNLTCFGAIIPRPETLQKLVKIKERIENDFDIELKVVSGGNSSSYTLVDRGEMIDGINSLRLGEVILLGNETSYGTPVEGLHHDNFILEAQIVELKEKPSVPIGEIGIDAFGNKPEFVNKGTMKRAIIAVGKQDVRIDGMTPVDSDIEILGASSDHTILDLTNVNKIYKLGDTVSFKLDYGATLAAMTSKYVDKEYID; from the coding sequence ATGTTTCCAAAAATAAAAATTGACTTACATGGGATTAGAGAAAATACAACAAGAGTATGTGATAAATGTAAGAGTATTGGAATAGATGTGACTGCTATAACAAAAGTATTTTTAGCAGATGAAAATATAGCGGAATGTTTGGTTACGGGAGGGACTACAGCACTGGGAGATTCGAGAATAGAAAATCTTAAAAACTTAGGTTGCTTTAATATGGAAAAGTGGCTGGTTAGGATCCCCATGGAAAGTGAAATCGAAGATGTTATAAAATATAGTGACGTATCGCTTAACAGCGAGATAAAGACTATCAGACTTCTTAATAAAGAAGCTTATAAACAGGATACCACTCATAAGGTAATATTGATGGCAGACCTCGGAGATTTAAGAGAGGGCTATTTCAGTACGGATGATTTACTTAGTGATGTAGACAAAGTGCTTCAAATGAAGAATATAGAGCTTTATGGGATAGGGACTAATCTAACATGTTTTGGAGCTATTATCCCTCGTCCGGAAACACTTCAAAAACTGGTCAAAATAAAAGAGAGAATAGAAAACGACTTTGATATAGAATTAAAGGTAGTTTCTGGAGGGAACTCAAGCTCTTATACTTTAGTCGATAGAGGAGAAATGATTGACGGTATAAATAGTTTGAGACTTGGAGAAGTTATCCTACTCGGTAATGAAACCAGCTACGGGACACCTGTAGAGGGACTTCATCATGATAATTTTATTTTGGAAGCACAAATCGTTGAACTTAAAGAAAAACCTTCCGTTCCTATCGGGGAAATAGGGATTGATGCTTTTGGGAATAAACCCGAATTTGTAAATAAAGGAACGATGAAAAGAGCGATTATTGCTGTGGGTAAACAGGATGTAAGGATTGATGGTATGACACCTGTTGACAGTGATATTGAGATCCTTGGCGCGAGCAGTGACCATACGATTTTAGACTTAACAAATGTAAATAAGATATATAAGTTAGGCGATACTGTTTCATTTAAATTGGATTATGGTGCTACCCTTGCCGCAATGACAAGTAAATACGTAGATAAAGAGTATATTGATTAG
- a CDS encoding arginine deiminase produces MDKLSINSEIGKLNKILLHRPGFELDRITPEDLKEVLFDDIPWMSRMRKEHDGFAKVLKETGTEVLFVTDCLLEVINNNEQAKKELVELALEEVQYDNITINGLREFLLSLDNKELIRCIIAGLSESEVKSSRVTLSDYMQDKYPYYFKPIPNLYFMRDVGVVIKNGVALSRMKTPIRRRESLIVRLIYKYHPDFSGVPVYFDNKEEKMSLEGGDVLILSKECVLIGFSERTSLEGIDKLASNLLNSNSGVKKVLAVKIPHERAFMHLDTVFTMVDYDKFVIFPNILNDIEVITITSGGKSTLKYEAEENLKTALAKALNLPSVKLIKSGGSSSVISAREQWNDSTNTLAISPGVVITYNRNEISNEILDRNGIKVLSIEGSELVRGRGGPRCMSMPLVREDIDF; encoded by the coding sequence ATGGATAAATTATCAATTAACAGTGAAATTGGAAAACTTAATAAAATTTTGCTTCATAGACCGGGCTTTGAACTTGACAGGATTACTCCGGAGGATTTAAAAGAAGTATTATTCGATGATATCCCTTGGATGAGCAGAATGAGAAAAGAACATGACGGTTTTGCCAAAGTTTTAAAAGAAACGGGAACTGAAGTATTATTTGTGACAGATTGTCTATTGGAAGTAATAAACAATAATGAGCAGGCTAAAAAAGAACTTGTAGAGTTAGCTTTGGAAGAAGTTCAGTATGACAATATCACTATAAACGGACTCAGAGAATTTTTATTAAGCTTAGATAACAAAGAGTTAATAAGATGTATAATTGCGGGGCTAAGCGAAAGCGAAGTCAAATCAAGCAGAGTGACATTATCAGATTATATGCAGGATAAATATCCTTACTATTTTAAACCGATACCAAACCTATATTTTATGAGAGATGTCGGTGTGGTAATAAAAAACGGCGTCGCACTCAGCAGGATGAAAACACCTATAAGAAGAAGAGAAAGTTTGATTGTAAGACTTATATATAAATACCATCCCGACTTTTCAGGAGTACCCGTTTACTTCGATAACAAAGAAGAAAAGATGAGCTTGGAAGGCGGAGATGTACTTATATTAAGCAAAGAATGTGTACTTATCGGATTTTCCGAGAGAACTTCATTGGAAGGAATAGACAAACTAGCTTCAAACTTATTGAATTCAAACAGCGGAGTAAAAAAAGTTTTAGCGGTTAAAATACCTCATGAGAGAGCTTTTATGCACCTTGATACCGTATTTACAATGGTCGACTATGATAAGTTTGTAATATTCCCTAATATACTAAACGATATAGAAGTCATAACCATTACATCAGGAGGGAAATCCACACTTAAATACGAAGCTGAAGAGAATTTAAAAACAGCACTTGCAAAAGCACTTAATCTGCCAAGTGTAAAATTAATAAAAAGCGGAGGCAGCAGCAGTGTTATTTCAGCAAGGGAACAATGGAACGACAGCACCAATACACTGGCTATTTCTCCGGGAGTAGTCATCACATACAACAGAAATGAAATATCTAATGAAATTTTAGACAGAAACGGCATTAAAGTACTTTCAATAGAAGGAAGTGAATTAGTAAGAGGAAGAGGCGGCCCAAGATGTATGAGCATGCCTTTGGTAAGAGAAGATATAGATTTTTAG
- the argF gene encoding ornithine carbamoyltransferase encodes MSINLKGRSFLTLKDYTTEEIKYLLDLAKELKAKKKRGEKGDLLEGKNIVLLFEKTSTRTRCAFETAAYDEGAHVTFLTNSQMGKKESLEDTANVLGRMFDGIEFRGFKQETVEDLAKYSGVPVWNGLTDLYHPTQLLADVLTMYEHINKDNNNDMKLTYVGDARNNVSNSLLIGCAKLGINFAAAAPKSLWPDEDLVKEMEIIAKENGCTILITDDIDKAVKDSDALYTDIWVSMGEEDKFAERIELLKDYQVNMEMLKKTGNENVIFLHCLPSFHDLNTEVGRDVYEKYGLKEMEVTDEVFRSKHSKVFDEAENRAHTIKAVMCATLSDKLYK; translated from the coding sequence ATGAGCATAAATTTAAAAGGAAGAAGTTTTTTAACACTTAAAGATTATACGACTGAAGAAATAAAATATTTACTTGATTTAGCAAAGGAGCTAAAAGCCAAGAAAAAAAGAGGCGAAAAGGGAGATTTACTGGAAGGTAAAAATATTGTTTTATTGTTTGAAAAAACATCAACCAGAACAAGATGTGCGTTTGAAACCGCCGCTTACGATGAAGGTGCGCATGTAACATTTTTAACAAACTCTCAAATGGGTAAAAAAGAATCTCTTGAGGATACTGCGAATGTACTGGGTAGAATGTTTGACGGAATTGAATTCAGAGGATTTAAACAAGAAACCGTAGAAGATTTAGCAAAATACTCAGGTGTACCCGTATGGAACGGACTTACGGATTTATATCATCCGACACAACTATTGGCAGACGTTTTAACAATGTACGAGCATATAAACAAAGATAATAATAATGATATGAAACTTACTTATGTCGGAGATGCAAGAAACAATGTTTCTAATTCATTACTTATAGGATGTGCAAAGCTTGGTATCAACTTTGCCGCAGCGGCACCAAAATCACTTTGGCCTGATGAAGACCTAGTAAAAGAAATGGAAATAATAGCAAAAGAAAACGGCTGCACTATTTTAATTACCGATGATATCGATAAAGCAGTTAAGGACAGTGATGCCCTATATACTGATATATGGGTATCCATGGGAGAAGAAGACAAATTTGCGGAAAGAATTGAACTTTTAAAAGATTATCAAGTAAACATGGAAATGCTTAAGAAGACAGGAAATGAAAATGTTATATTCCTGCATTGTCTTCCATCTTTCCACGATTTAAATACTGAAGTGGGAAGAGATGTTTACGAAAAATACGGACTTAAAGAAATGGAAGTAACGGACGAAGTATTCAGAAGCAAACATTCAAAAGTATTCGACGAGGCGGAAAACAGAGCTCATACAATAAAAGCGGTAATGTGCGCGACTTTATCTGATAAATTATATAAGTAA